GTGGCTTTAGTTACTTAGGGTATTACTTTAATAATAGTGGAGGTGCTTCATTTAGATAAAAATGTAGGGATTATTTTTAATAATTTCATATGTAAGTAATTCATACCAGTACTTAGGGAACTACTTGAGACCATAGAAGAGGTGGACAATTTTGTAGAAAACGTAATAGATAATAATGGCCTTGTTGTCTTTCTATAAAGTGTCTTTCTGATTTTGTAAGAATTTAGGAGACTAACTTTGCTTTTTTATGTGTCTCATGTGAAGACATTTTTAGCTTCTAATTAGTAAAAGTAATATCGGTTTATAATGATAGTATGGATTTTAGGAATATATACTAGTTTTATTCGTAAGTTGAGTGCAAATTCTATTACAGCATATAAAATTTTAGTGCGTATATTAGTGCAATACAAGCTTTCTACAATTATCAGTGTCTATTTCGTGTCAAATTTACCCCATGTTATTTTCGGATACGTTCATAGGTACCTCATtgtacttgatgatttgtgggAAGTGAAACATTGGGATATCATTAGTTGTGCTTTTCCAAAGAATAGTCAACAAAGCAGGCTTATTGTGACTACAAGAATTGAAGGTGTGGCTCAGGCATGTTGCAAGGACCATGGGCGCATTCATTATATGAAACCACTAAGTGACGCGGACTCAAGAAAGTTATTCTTTAGAAGGATTTTTGGCACTGAAGATACTTGCCCTCCTCAGTTCACAGAAGTTTCATCTGAAATTCTAAAGAAGTGCGGTGGTTTGCCACTTGCAATTGTCACTATGGCTAGCTCTTTAGCAGACCAACCCAAAGAGCACTGGGACTACATACAACGTTCTATAGTCACTGAATCTGCAGCAAACTCCTTGGCTGACATGATGCAGATCTTAGACCTGAGCTATAAGCACCTTCCTCATCATCTAAGAGCATGCTTTTTGTATCTCGGTATTTATCCTGAGGACTACGAGATTGAAAGGGATCAGCTGATTTACTTGTGGGTGGCAGAACGTATTGTGACGAGCAAGTCTCCAATGCAAGATGTAAAGGATGTAGCAGAGAGCTGTTTCAATGAACTTGTCAATAGGAACATGATTCAACCAGAATCCTATTACTACAGAGTACATGATATGATGCTGGATCTAATCATAAAGAGGTGCAGAGAAGATAATTTTGTAAGTGTTGTGCACAGTGCACAGGTGGTGGTAGAACGGCAAGACAGGGTTCATCGTTTGTCAGTCAGCTTGAGTGATGTTCCAGATGATGACTCCATATTTCAGGTGGCCACTAATTGCTGCCGATCACAAGTTCGTTCTCTTGTCATCCTTGAAGCATCAAAATGGATGCCTCCACTGTTGGAGCTAAAGTCTCTTCGGGTGCTTTTCCTTAAATTTCCGAAGCACCTGAAGACAATGGACCTCACAGGTGTTTGCCAATTGTCTCAACTGAGATACTTAAAGGTTGATGATAGGATATACTATTCAGAGCGTTCAATTGTGCTACCAAGTGAAATTGGGAGGATGCGACATTTGGAGAGGCTGGAAATACCTAATATATGCATTTGTAGCATTCCATCAGACATTGTTGACTTGCCACGCTTGTCACATCTCATCTTGTCAGATGATACAAGTTTGCCGGACGGGATTGGGAAAATGAAATCTCTGCGTACGTTGAGGTCATTTTTATTAGCAGAGAGCTCACCAGAGGATATTAAGGGCCTCGGCCAACTCAACAAGCTAGAAGACTTGGAGGTGCGGTGCCACGGAGAAAGATACAACCACAAGCATAGGCCGAAACGAATGGATAGTGATACGCCGACTGCTATATGGATGGATGCTCTGATTTTTTCCCTGGAGAAACTAAGTAACCTCAAAAGGTTTTGCCTGTCATCTGAATTTACTGCTGTcggagccgatgccctgctctTGCTTTCAACTCCTTTCCAAAATCTCAAGGTGCTCTATCTGCACGGACTGATCTTCTCTAGAGTTCCTAGGTGGATCGGAGGTCTCCAAAAGCTTTGTCTGTTGACACTCGGAGCAAAGCAGATGACCCAGGAAGATATTAACATCATTGGAACACTGCCCTATCTCACCGGCCTCTGGCTGCGGATCTCAGGCATGCCAACAGGCACGATCGTGATAGGTGGGACCACAGGGTTCAACGCTCTCGAGCTTTTTGCGTACGACTGTGATGTTATGTCATATCTGGCATTTGAGGACGGAGCTATGCCCAGCCTCCGGGAGCTCGATTTAGTACTGGATCCACATAAATGGGACAAGGTTACACCTCTTGGTCTCCAATGTCTTTCGAACCTCAAGAAAATAACTGTATGGACGGTTGCCACCAGTTATAGCAACGACGCAGGAGCGGGTGACAAAGAATCAGAGGAGATGTCTGCGGCTGCGTTGGTCCGCAAGGTGTTTCAGGGAGCAGCCGACTCACATCCGAGTCACCCAGCATTTGACGAAGGGAATTTTCATAGGTATGCAAAATTTATTACAGATCTATTATATGCATTTGCATGCTTTTGTTTGTACTTGCAGTAAGTTTCGTTTCGTTCTGTATATACAATGAGTACTGACGGGTAAACATACTGGCCACTGACACTGTAGGCCGGCAGAGCAGGCACAAGAGTAGAAGACGGATGCATGGAACACGGTGCAGAGTTATTGGGACTCTATGCCATATCacgcattcatgctgctgctaTCTTCCATGTTGCCTCGCACT
This window of the Sorghum bicolor cultivar BTx623 chromosome 7, Sorghum_bicolor_NCBIv3, whole genome shotgun sequence genome carries:
- the LOC8064344 gene encoding putative disease resistance RPP13-like protein 3, translated to MAAAGIAVSVSMGALKPVLEKLATLLGDKYKKLKGIRKEVSFLMEELSDMKVLLENMDNAEDELNPQAKKWRKDIIDMSYDIEDCIDNFMDRVGDADDKVGILKKASHYLRTINDRYRIANQINEIKTRVIEASKRRDRYNLNVCTSGSTTIVAVDPRLTALYTDSTTLVGIGTQKEELVKWVEDEEKQLKVMSIVGFGGLGKTTLANEVYHDVEGHFNSKAFVPVSQKPDISRLLNSVCSKLGLSSYSHACEVQDLIDNLREYLHDKRYLIVLDDLWEVKHWDIISCAFPKNSQQSRLIVTTRIEGVAQACCKDHGRIHYMKPLSDADSRKLFFRRIFGTEDTCPPQFTEVSSEILKKCGGLPLAIVTMASSLADQPKEHWDYIQRSIVTESAANSLADMMQILDLSYKHLPHHLRACFLYLGIYPEDYEIERDQLIYLWVAERIVTSKSPMQDVKDVAESCFNELVNRNMIQPESYYYRVHDMMLDLIIKRCREDNFVSVVHSAQVVVERQDRVHRLSVSLSDVPDDDSIFQVATNCCRSQVRSLVILEASKWMPPLLELKSLRVLFLKFPKHLKTMDLTGVCQLSQLRYLKVDDRIYYSERSIVLPSEIGRMRHLERLEIPNICICSIPSDIVDLPRLSHLILSDDTSLPDGIGKMKSLRTLRSFLLAESSPEDIKGLGQLNKLEDLEVRCHGERYNHKHRPKRMDSDTPTAIWMDALIFSLEKLSNLKRFCLSSEFTAVGADALLLLSTPFQNLKVLYLHGLIFSRVPRWIGGLQKLCLLTLGAKQMTQEDINIIGTLPYLTGLWLRISGMPTGTIVIGGTTGFNALELFAYDCDVMSYLAFEDGAMPSLRELDLVLDPHKWDKVTPLGLQCLSNLKKITVWTVATSYSNDAGAGDKESEEMSAAALVRKVFQGAADSHPSHPAFDEGNFHRPAEQAQE